Proteins found in one Cyprinus carpio isolate SPL01 chromosome B10, ASM1834038v1, whole genome shotgun sequence genomic segment:
- the LOC109098042 gene encoding transmembrane protein 218, which translates to MADVVLGVGTGVFIIALIWIVTLALTIVLSRATGPTKLGIIPIFLLTLTVTLVLVFFPRAPEVPSPEKAVQIVDMFFIGRYVLLSLVSVVFLAALFMLLPLHFLEPVYAKPLNTLDHKASCAKLLQIS; encoded by the exons ATGGCCGATGTGGTGTTAGGCGTTGGGACAGGTGTGTTTATCATCGCTTTAATCTGGATAGTGACTCTCGCGCTCACCATCGTTCTGTCGCGCGCAACCGGCCCAACAAA GTTAGGAATAATTCCTATATTTCTTCTGACGCTCACCGTCACACTGGTTTTAGTGTTCTTCCCGCGCGCCCCTGAAGTTCCTTCCCCTGAAAAAGCAGTTCAG ATAGTGGACATGTTCTTCATCGGCCGCTACGTGCTTCTGTCCTTGGTGAGCGTGGTGTTCTTGGCAGCCCTGTTCATGTTGCTGCCCTTACATTTCCTGGAGCCCGTGTATGCCAAGCCCCTGAACACACTAGACCACAAGGCTTCATGTGCCAAACTCCTACAGATATCCTAA